One Ahaetulla prasina isolate Xishuangbanna chromosome 10, ASM2864084v1, whole genome shotgun sequence genomic region harbors:
- the FHL3 gene encoding four and a half LIM domains protein 3, translating to MTEGFDCASCKESLYGRKYIQGDEGPFCIPCYDSHFANTCDECKELIGHDCRELYYEDRHYHEGCFRCFRCDRSLADEPFTCQGQELLCNGCYCQEFSSQCVACQQVVMPGSRKLEYNGQTWHEHCFLCSNCQQPIGARSFIPEQNEYYCVSCYESKFAPRCTRCKKTLTKGGVTYRDEPWHKECFICTGCEAPLAGQQFTSQEDQPYCIKCFGSLYAKKCSACAKPITGFGGGKYVSFEDRHWHQSCFSCSRCATTLVGKGFIPDNDEILCRDCAGSL from the exons ATGACGGAAGGCTTTGACTGTGCCAGCTGCAAGGAGTCTCTTTACGGGCGCAAGTACATCCAGGGAGACGAGGGTCCCTTCTGCATCCCCTGCTATGACTCCCACTTTGCCAACACCTGTGACGAGTGCAAGGAGCTGATTGGACATGATTGCCGG GAACTCTACTATGAGGACCGCCATTACCACGAGGGTTGCTTCCGCTGCTTCCGTTGTGACCGCTCCTTGGCCGATGAGCCTTTCACCTGCCAGGGGCAGGAGCTGCTCTGCAACGGCTGCTATTGCCAGGAGTTCTCCTCCCAGTGTGTGGCCTGCCAACAGGTGGTCATGCCAG GTTCCCGGAAATTGGAGTACAACGGGCAGACTTGGCACGAACACTGCTTCCTCTGCAGCAATTGCCAGCAGCCCATTGGCGCTCGTTCCTTCATCCCAGAGCAGAATGAGTATTACTGCGTCTCCTGCTACGAGAGCAAATTTGCGCCACGCTGCACCCGCTGCAAGAAG ACACTGACCAAGGGAGGAGTGACTTACCGGGACGAGCCGTGGCACAAGGAGTGCTTCATCTGCACAGGCTGCGAGGCCCCCCTGGCTGGGCAGCAGTTCACCTCCCAAGAGGATCAGCCCTACTGCATCAAGTGCTTCGGCAGCCTTTATGCCAAGAAATGCAGCGCCTGCGCCAAGCCCATCACAG GTTTCGGGGGAGGCAAGTACGTCTCCTTTGAGGATCGCCACTGGCACCAAAGTTGCTTCAGCTGCTCCCGCTGCGCTACCACACTGGTGGGGAAGGGCTTCATCCCTGACAACGACGAGATCCTGTGTCGTGATTGTGCCGGCAGTCTCTGA